A single region of the Pontibacter kalidii genome encodes:
- the ffh gene encoding signal recognition particle protein, translating into MFDNLSNKLDRAFKTLKGQGSITEINVAATIKEVRRALVDADVNYKVAKTVTDNIKEKALGRDVLIAVSPGQLMVKIMHEELTELMGGEKQDINLKGEPAIILISGLQGSGKTTFTGKLANYIKKQGRSVMVAACDVYRPAAINQLQVLAEQVGVEAYTEPENKNPVQIALNAVEHARKTHKKVVIIDTAGRLAVDEAMMKEIAEIKKAIKPTETLFVVDSMTGQDAVNTAKTFNERINFDGVVLTKLDGDSRGGAALSIRAVVEKPIKFISTGEKMEALDLFYPDRMAQRILGMGDVISLVERAQQAFDEDEAKRINQKIRKNQFNFDDFLTQLEQIKKMGDIKDLVGMIPGVGKALKDVEIDENAFKPIEAIIKSMTPQERENPDIISGSRRARIAKGSGTDVTQVNNLMKQFNDMRKMMRSMNKMSGKRGGLGNLANMMKQR; encoded by the coding sequence ATGTTCGATAATTTAAGTAACAAGTTAGACCGTGCCTTTAAAACGCTGAAAGGCCAGGGAAGCATTACCGAGATCAACGTAGCCGCCACTATCAAAGAGGTGCGCCGTGCCCTGGTAGATGCCGACGTGAACTATAAAGTTGCCAAAACTGTAACCGACAACATCAAGGAGAAAGCCCTTGGCCGTGACGTACTGATCGCGGTGTCGCCGGGCCAGCTGATGGTGAAGATCATGCACGAGGAGCTGACCGAGCTGATGGGCGGCGAGAAGCAGGACATCAACCTGAAAGGCGAACCGGCCATCATCCTCATCTCTGGTTTGCAGGGTTCTGGTAAAACCACCTTCACAGGCAAATTAGCCAATTACATCAAAAAGCAGGGCCGTTCTGTTATGGTGGCTGCCTGCGACGTGTACCGTCCGGCGGCGATTAACCAGCTGCAGGTGCTGGCTGAGCAGGTGGGCGTGGAGGCCTATACCGAGCCGGAGAACAAGAACCCGGTGCAGATTGCCCTGAATGCCGTGGAGCACGCCAGGAAGACGCATAAGAAAGTCGTGATCATCGACACCGCCGGTCGTTTGGCCGTGGACGAGGCGATGATGAAGGAGATAGCCGAGATCAAGAAGGCCATTAAGCCAACCGAGACCCTGTTTGTGGTGGATTCCATGACGGGCCAGGATGCGGTGAACACGGCCAAGACCTTTAATGAGCGTATCAACTTCGACGGCGTGGTGCTCACCAAGCTGGACGGTGACTCGCGTGGTGGTGCCGCACTCTCTATTCGTGCCGTGGTGGAGAAGCCGATCAAATTTATCTCTACCGGTGAGAAGATGGAGGCGCTGGACCTGTTCTATCCGGACCGTATGGCGCAGCGAATCCTGGGCATGGGCGACGTGATCTCCCTGGTGGAGCGTGCGCAGCAGGCTTTCGACGAGGATGAGGCGAAGCGTATCAACCAGAAGATCCGCAAGAACCAGTTCAACTTCGATGACTTCCTCACACAGCTGGAGCAGATCAAGAAAATGGGTGACATCAAAGACCTGGTAGGTATGATACCGGGCGTTGGGAAGGCCCTGAAGGATGTGGAGATCGATGAGAACGCCTTCAAGCCGATCGAGGCCATCATCAAGTCCATGACGCCGCAGGAGCGTGAGAACCCGGATATCATCAGCGGCAGCCGCCGTGCCCGTATCGCCAAAGGCAGCGGCACCGACGTGACGCAGGTGAACAACCTGATGAAGCAGTTCAACGACATGCGCAAGATGATGCGCTCGATGAACAAGATGTCCGGTAAGCGCGGCGGCCTCGGTAACCTGGCTAACATGATGAAGCAGCGCTAG